One Candidatus Aegiribacteria sp. genomic window, TTGTAATCAGCCATTAAACTCTCCTCTCATTCAGTACACCTGAAATAATGAATACTCTCTCATCGTCCGTACCAATCTCCTCTATCCCGATAAATCCCGCCAATAACATCCATTCCCTCACTTCATTCCGGTCAAGGCCCGGCCAAAGATCTCCCTGCATCCGCTTAAGATTGAAATCCTCATGTGGTGTAAGCTCGATAACAATGCACTTTCCGTTACCCTTGCAAACTCTTGAAGCCTCCTTGAAAAACTCGGAAGGTTCACTGAGATGATGAAGAAGCATATGGGCAATGATCCCATCAACTGAGGAATCGGCAATAGGAAGGTGTTCAGCACTACCAAGACGGAGTTCAACGTTACAGACGCTACAGTCAGCTGCAATTTTTTTTCTCGCTTTTGAAAGCATCTCCCGGGACTGGTCAACACCT contains:
- a CDS encoding methyltransferase domain-containing protein: GLSQSNVSHSLRKLLDAGIVVRKGRGIWVYYRLNRQDPVNGMILDGISSGMKEIENYENDMSELRLCYDKRRSEAREFFDRVASELDDVSYLMPDPEAYLEDVIDMYPAGSTILDAGCGNGELVMKLDRKGMSVIGVDQSREMLSKARKKIAADCSVCNVELRLGSAEHLPIADSSVDGIIAHMLLHHLSEPSEFFKEASRVCKGNGKCIVIELTPHEDFNLKRMQGDLWPGLDRNEVREWMLLAGFIGIEEIGTDDERVFIISGVLNERRV